Genomic DNA from Channa argus isolate prfri chromosome 2, Channa argus male v1.0, whole genome shotgun sequence:
GCATTTTTCAATCCTcagacaacacagacagacatgaaagTGTCATCAATTCTCAAATTTCTCAGAAACAGTTTGAgtaatgtatttgtttcatttattttcaaatcagtATTACTGGGTATTtgcaatatttgaaaaaaaaaaaaaaggaagacaatTAGATAATTAGTCCACTGATGGAAACTATTGTTCAGACTCACACTTACATTACAGAGATTTACTGAAGGTGTGAAACAACTTGCAGCCCTCAGATGTAACTCAGCTTGTCTTCATGGATCTTTCCCCCAATTAACCAGCAAATCTTTAGACTTGTTCCCTAAAATCTTTGTCTCTAATAgtttgctctctctcttctctccatgTTGCTGCTTTGATGAAAAAACCCAGAGGAGAAGGCAAAGTTCAAGTGAGTGCACTTACTGCTATTAATTacaatatttgaaataaatgaccTCATTTCAATATTaatcaaatgttaatttaaaatgagcacatttgttattattagattttatttcacCTTAAGCATAAACAGAGGAAAATAATATATCTGTCCAGCATCAGTTATAAGCCATTGAAAAACCAGTTTAAAACCAGCTAAAACATAATCTTTTACACTGTTTGTATTGTAAGATACTTGTCAAAATAATTGGTATATCATGTCTATCAACAGGCCTGCTGCTCCTAAGATCCCTGATGGTGAGAAAGTGGACTTTGATGTAAGTTGACAAATAACAAACTATGAATAAGTTTTCCAAACTCAgtgtttacagttaaaaaagttgggatgttatgtgaaaaatagtttttaaaaaaatttaacaaatcTTGAAAAATTTGATCAtgtgatgccagcaacacatttagGGTCTAAACTGCCAGCAGCCCAGTTTAGCCCCCAGTCTCTTTTAGTACAGAGCCATGTTGTTACCACATTAATAAATGTGGTTTGATGTTATGTTGCCAAAATAATAAAGGCTAATCCAGACAAACTATGAAAACAATGTGCATTTAACATGGTTTGTAGTGGATAATCATTCAACAATCAATAAACATCAACACAAATAGCCAAGTGCATaacttaaaatgtcttaaaaaccTAAAACTTAAGAACAACTACTGTAACGGGACGTCAACTTTAGCACCATCTCTAGCACAACTGCAGATATCaacaaatgtattgtaaatTTGTTGGATGTGTTTTCATTAGGAATATCTGAAATGGGAATTTTTCCTAGCAAAATTCTTATTGCAGATATCCCAAATATATACATTTGACAAAATTCTTAAAAATGTACCTACATTTCTGATAAGGGAACATTTGCACCAGCTAAACGTGCATTTAATATTAGGTTGAtgacaaactattttttttccccccctttttgccatttcaaagtaaagggatgcaaacatttccGCCCAGTTGTATAAGCTTTAAATAGTTTTCACTGGGTTGACAGTGTTGTGATGCGGCTGGCTTTTGTACAAGAGCAGTTAAGTCCAAACTCGGAAGCACTTTTCCTAAATTTGGAGATGGATTTGATGGCACGCAATGTTGTTCTCCTCTTATAGTTTCCAAGATGGAATGTCTGTGACTGTGATCTCCTTTCTACCTCATACAGGACATCCAGAAAAAACGTCAAAACAAAGACCTGGTTGAGCTGCAGTCTCTGATTGATGCTCACTTTGAGTGTAGGaggcaggaggaagaggaactGATCGCTCTTAAAGAAAGAATTGTGAGACTTCAGTTGGCCTTTCTGTATCTCATCATTAGGTTTTAGGATGCAACGTTGTTTAGTTCCAGAAGTTtggaaataaacatttaaagctaTATTTTCTGAACATTGCAGAAATCATTACTCTATTGCCTTGTGATTGGTGTGTTTAGGAGAAGCGTCGCGCTGAGCGACATGAGCAGCAGAGGATCCGTGCTGAGAAGGATAAAGAGCGGCAGGCCAGGCGGGAGGTAAGCAGCTCCTGCTAAAATCAACTTAGAGTGAACTTCAGGCTGTGAGCTGTGTCACACTGGCTTCTACTGTGTTATCGTTTTACATCTGATGTAGCagtgatggtgttttttttttttcagtgaaagtgGTTTTTAGGCGTCTGGAAAAGGTTGAAATGCACCAGTAGGTTGGTTTCATGGGCTGCAGCTCAATACGCTTTTGAGATGGTCATGATGAAAACCAACCTTTTTATTGGCTGAACTTCAGCTGAGTTTCACCAGGCTACACACTACTTTACTTCATTGTGGGTAGTACACAAAAAAAGATCTGTTGTACTTGGAGTTACCTCGTCCTGTCATGCACAGAATGATTCCTATTCTTATTCTTTCCTTTGATGGCAAGGCAGTGCATTCATTTCTTAATCTTTGTAGTTTTAAGGGACAGTCAAcaaaagtgatgcttttttccccaaagtgacttacaagtcacaaggcagcaaaaatctaagtcaaggagaaaacatccaAGCAAAGTGTTCACATTAGTGGTGAACCTGGGTACTACAGCTTACTCCAGTACATTTTGTGGCAGTTACACATCTGTCTTCTGGTCAATactcattttaataaatgaaattattaatgGCAATTACTCaacaatgaatttaatttaaattaaaattcctATTTCAGgctgaaagacagagaaaggaggaaGCCGATGCCATGAGGAAGGCTGAGGATGAAGCCAAGAAGAAGATTACGCTGACCAACATGGGATCAGGCTACAGCAGCTTGCAGAAGGTaggtattttttttgttgttgttgtttttttcttatgatTTTTGCTCCAACCACATACAAAGCAGGTATTGAATTGATGTATGTTTGGGAGGACATGGTTGTTTTAACTAGCTGAAATTCTTTAGATTGAGCACAAGAGGGGAAAGAAGCAGACTGAacgagaaaagaagaagaagattctGGCAGAGAGGTGCAAACCCCTGAACGTTGAAGACCTCAGTGATGACAACCTAAGGTAAAATACAGGAGGGGGCAAGAAGAAAAGTCCCTCTCTATATAATACAGCATAAAAACCAAAGAGAGCGTTTTAGGATGTAATGTCATAGTATTTTTCACCTTCTAACACAAATAGTGTTGAAAAGTTTAAGTTGAATACATTGTCATTACATGTCCTTCTGAATTCGATTAGTCACTAACAGTGAAACCCACATAGTCATTCTTTGAGTATgtgaaatgcaacatttttccccttttgcaTGTAATAAACTTAATCCttaaaaaggtcaaacaaaTATCACTATTCCTAGTTTTCTAGAAAGACTATAGCTAAAGATTTGTGGACATTGGGTAGACATTTGTGCATTGTCTACCCCTTTAAATAAtgcaatgtcatttttttatagttgattatcattttaaaaacttccaAGAAAAATTTGTAGTtaacaaaagcatttatttattggaAACATGCTATAAATGATATAAAGAAACGTGAAACTCCAACCAACAACTAGCCCGACAACTATAACATGTAATCAAAGTTCCAGGTGACCCGCAGAGCATCATCGGTTACTTTTCCTTCACTTGAAGTGATGCTCTGTTATAATACGCTCAGAGACCAACAGACACAAGCTGTGTTCAGAGGTCGCATTAGCAGACATGTTTTTGATAATCAACTTGTCAAATACtggtgggtttgtttttttatgctgagTGACAATTGTTGTGTTACCTTGCATGGTTGCTTCAGCACAACACCTGTTCCAGCCCCACGCATGTGACTTTACTGTTTCGCTTTGACACTAGTGTGGTCTCCTGCTCATTGACATTGGGGTTTGGTTCTGTGGAGGCCGTTTTCACTACAGTTAGCAGTCTGCAGTTAAATAAAGAGTGGAGACTCACGGAATCTGTTCCACTAACACAACCATCAACAATATGAGAGAGCTAATTTAAAGAGCTAATTTAGCTCAAAAGAGTTCGTTTAGGAATATTGATTTGAATTATATTGCAATAATTCAAAAGATTGACAGCTTTCTGCCTTGCCCagcacagtggaacgtgttccacacattgaaCTGGTGTTTGGAGTTTTACACCAGAGGCTCTTCCTGTctcaaccctcccattttatccgggctccagaacagcaccaaggtggcccttggtgggtgGGATTTCATCTTTGCGGCCTTCTGtgtcccaacccaatgctctaccactgagccaccagaccgCCGTACattgtaataatataatagATATAATAGATAAtagatataatataatataatagattatatatatatatatatatatatatatatatatatatatatatatatatatatagatatatatatatatatatatatatatatatatagatagatagatatagatagatagatatagatagatatatagatatatagatatagatagatatatatatattttattgcacataaatataaaaaattagaCTAAGCAATTCTCAAATCTCAATTTTTTCAGTGTTCAAACTCAAGAAAAACATGATTCAAAGatattattattctttaaaaaaaaaaaaaaacggctaTATGTTGTTTCCCAATAACTGTGGCCGTGTgaaatatttatacaaaaataaataaataatccatCATTAGCAAGACTGTTCTCCTTTGCCATAAATCTACATATACAAAGAATTACAGTGGGAGCAGCTGTGCCACAAAAAAGAAGTAATAATCTAAAGTGGTTGCATATTGGGCTCTGAACATTTCCTAAAAACAGGAGACATAAACTCAAACTCTGTACATTTGCCTTCAACAAACCTGGCGCACACACACGGAGCCTGGCAGATGTTAAGACAGTGCTAGTTTTTCAATGAGAGGCCAGCACACAAAGACCAGTGAGACAAAGAGTAGGTAGGATGTCTGCCACTTCCACAAAATGGAGGCATCATCACCTTTCTTTGGTATATTGTGGCAacttcacctgctgcagctgctatCATTCACCGATTGGCAAACCACATATGTCCAGCTGTCtccaaaaaaaatataaaaaataaaaaaaataccccTGACAGCTGATGTAACTTTCCCAACTGTAACTGCTGCCTGCTGGCGTTTGACTGACCGCACAGAAAacactgtgtattttaattACATCACAAAATCtatttatataaacaaatacatttgatatATTGCCCACACCACTACAAAATGTCCTAGTTTcattctgaaaaaaacaaacccccAAAAAACAGTACAATTAAAAGATGTCATAGCACAGTAAtataactttttattatataatcattttttttgcagtatgAGTCTGTGTTGGTTAGTAAAGCCTGTTTAAGACGTACAGGTACATTCTAGTGCTGCCCTCAAAGCCAATGTCATGTTCAAAACTTTATGCTCCACTGATCTAATTTTTGCATGatataggttaaaaaaaaaaaagaagctttgaATTAGTGACTGGGTGTACGATGGATTCAGAGCAGAACTTTCAGAAGATTGTTCATTGAATCTTTGGTTTGTGATTTGCCAGGGAAAAGGCAAAGGAGCTGTGGGAGTGGATGCGCAACCTTGAGGCGATTAAATACGACCACTGTGAAAAGCTCAAGAGGCAGAGATACGAGGTCAGTGAGCAACAGTGTTCTTGGGTATCTTACTCCTGGTCATCAAATCTCAGCCTTTGCTGTTTGGATTATCAGCAGTGACACCATGTCAGTTGACATCACTCCTCCCTCATCATGCCCACAGTCTCTGATGTTGAAATAATCAAAGACAACATAAATCATCTTCATATATCTGAAGATGACGTATGTATGACTTATGTATAGTGGGAAAATCATGacaagattatttttttccagtcttTTCATGTTAGTATAACTCCTTTGTTACATTTATGAAGCTAATTTATGCTTATAAAATAAGCCAACTTTGGTGAAGATAGTCAGGGTCAGGTGGTTACTGTCTTGTTTTTAAAGCTCATTTTTTGCTCTCAACAGTAAGAAAACTATAAGCATTTTAGgcacaaactgaaaaacacatgaaaatgaaatgtctgaAAACCACTAACAAACTGAAGAGCAACCAGGGGATGAGATTTGGGGCtaaaataaaaggagaaagtcTTCTGCACCTGTGAAGATGAGCCATACCTGTCTGCTTCAATCCCAACTGTCGGTCTTTCAGGTCATCTCCCTCAGAAACCGCATCGATGAGCTGCAGAAACAGTAagtacacacactcagaaacacacaaacggATTTATCAATCTACAGGTACATGCATACAGTGATCCTCCTCTGGGTAAATCGGGTTATAACAGCAGCAGTTGTTCAACAAGGGGAAAAATTTATGTTCACATATCTAAAATAATATTgggaatattaaaataaaataaatatcaggtCAACTGTGGATCAGGAGATAGAACAGTTGCCCAGGAAAGAGTTGCAGGAAAGAAAAGATTTGGGcccattaataataaaaaggtttaGGTActagcttttgtttttcatgtgtacATTTTCATAACTGTCCTATTCTCCCAAATCTAAAAGGTGACAccaagttaaatattttaatcaatatttctGCCAAAGAGTAAACAGAGACTTGAAGTAACTCAAATGTGCAGCTGGCAAGAATTATTGAGAAACAAATGACATGTGAACAAACGTTAAATAACAAACCCACAACAAAAGTGTCCTTAaagtctaaaataaataaaatgtaaaagaaacatGCGATCAGACAGCTAAAATCTTCCTTCCTCATAGGACAAAGGCAACATTTctataaacaaattatttacaattgGTCCACAACCAATTCTACCTGTAGGAGGTTTTGGAAACTTAAAAACTTGTCACAAATGATCTGCTGCTTATTGGAGgccaaagtgggtggtggagtcgtaccgCAGTGCATAATAAGATGATGTGGTTCCAATgttttggccaaaacattagagccacctcttaatataatcaTCAacattctgacagtttcaacctataAACTCATAAATGATTAGCTTGTAAAAagagaattcatggcagagccactgtattggatcgcattaaattacacaggtggtcttaatgttatggctgatggTTGACGTTACGGTTAATGGTCACAACGCGACTAAAAGTTGCATTTGAGGTCAACTCACCTTTAGTTCACACGGAGTCTATGGAGAGAACTTCACCATAATCAGCTCATGTTCTATCAACAGTGAACTTTAGTTGTTGCACGGCTGTTTAAGCTAACATGAACTTTTTCACGTTTTTCACCAAATTCCTCCATCACATGGTTTCTCTGGATTTCTTGCTGTGGATATTCGCCGTGAAAGTGTTAATTGCCCAACTTGGTAGCTGCCGCGCTGATTTTTGACGGCAAACCGGAAATATTTTCCAAAGTCTCGTCTGCGACATTAGCTTCCCCGCAACAGCGCACAGTGCACACAAACTTGTTAAAGGTCAGCCCCGCCTACTCTGGTACATTCTCACGTGTAATTGGCCAAAATATGAGAGTGACGTTGCCTGAAAACTTATCACATTCACAATCgttaaacagaaaaatagaaaaacacctGCCTCTTGGCGACTTCTTCGAATCCAactcatttattattattagaattatgacacacatttgtttcagattataacttgtaaaaaaaataacttgtatAAATTtgtaaacaattatttaatataatgtaaaatttcACTTTTCTCTCTACAACTTTTCTTCAGTATTCGTACAGTGTGTTGATATTCTCTAAGTTAAACCCTCAATGTGCAGTTCTGATTGTGTTTTTGCGTTTGTGCGCCTTGTAGCAGCAAGAAGGGAGCTGCATCGCGCCGCAGGAAGTGAGAGGCTCCTCGGTGTCATTCAGGCCGGACAAGAGACACGGTCCCTCTAATACACCGGAAGCTCAGAGGCCGGAGACACCTGCATCTTCGCCAACACCTCGACGTCTAACCGCCTGTGTCTGCATGAATGAAATGGTTTTCTGGAAGAATTTAGTTccaataaagacattttaaaaatgtcattaaccTGTTTGtctaataataatagtaataatattaaaagtcCAGAcactaaatgtattatttaatgaTATTCATCGATCAATGTGTTTGTCCAAAATTGTATGATCTACCTGATTAGCTTCCTgcatattaacaataaaactcCAACACAAATAATTTCTGATCTAATACAacctggatttttaaaaatcgtATTCACTTAATAAAAAGCTTTCGACTGCATCTCCTAGTTTTCTTTAGGTGACACCACAATTATTTTATTGGTGGGGCTAGAAGGGATTTTGGTATTTGATGTTGGTATATGATGGGGCCAAAGagaaatttgaaattaataaaaagctcATAAGGCACATAacatataatttaaatgtgtgtgtggtcctgCAGTATATTGCATGTAGATCATAGTAGACTAATAGAGGCACTACAATAGTTCTGTAACTTCTCTTTATATTTCAGTCATTGAGAGAAAATGTTGTTATGAGCTCAGAGTGCGGCTAAGAGACATAATTGAACTGGATGAAAGGGTAAAAATTGGACCAACAAACATGGGAAATAGAACAAACACAGTTTGCTATATCAAACCTCAGATGATTCTTAGTGGGCCTGTTGCCCCATCTAGCTCCACCCTGACACCACCCACCTtaggttttcattagttgtttAAAGTTTCTGCacatcacaaaatgtttttaagacaaATAGGCACTGTCTGATATGCAGTTCTATTCTTTCCTTAGCTCCCCAATTCAGTGTCAATTCAATGTGACCATAATAATCTGTTTCACATTGGTACTGTATGTGAAGTCATTTtccatataaaaatataatcaatatttttattgatttggtTTTAAGCCTGCTacttcagtgttttggtttcaTCACATATCAAAATTAGTTAGAAAACAGTGTAGAGCAAATCAACATTAATAGCAGTGTCGAGATTGTAACTAGATTCAGGGAAACATGAGTCCAAGTGAAGCGTGAAGCtgctctgtgtctctgcaggaCGTGCTAATACAGCTTGGGAACAAGTTCACTGTAATCTAGGCAGCAAACAAGCAGTGGAAACAGCTTGTTTCCACTGCCCTCAAgtggcaaaaacagaaaaagtaaatCACTTTAGAAATACTGTCTTcagggaagaaaagagaagaaaatactttgtatgtacagtacaggaAGTTTGAAGGAAGGCCTGCAAAGATTTTACTTAGGACAGGAAGTgagaatgtaatttaaaaaaaataaaatgtcactcATAATTAATGTATAGAAACATATGACACAACAATCGTAGCAtccattgtgtttgtgtgtgtgcgtgtgtgtgtgtatacatgaaTAAGAATCTTGTATTTACAGATGTACAGACTGGTCCTTGTCTGCAGCAGAAAGCTGTTTGAAGCATGTTGAAATTTATCCAACACACGACCGTCTGCTGTTCATCCAGGAGGCTAAAAACTGGAGCTGAAGAAACTAATGTTTGTACCCAAACCAACAGAGACTCAAAGGGAACTAGTACCTCAGCTCAAAGCCCCTGTGTCAGTaaggaagacaaggactttgcAGGAATATTTTGTCAGACCactttacacaaaataaatgaacaagaTACGTTTGAGTCCTCATCTTCTTTTGGTTCAGAGCGACTCAAAGAGACTGTTGGAGGCACTGGAGACAGCAAGACGGTT
This window encodes:
- the LOC137107000 gene encoding troponin T, fast skeletal muscle isoforms-like isoform X1 — encoded protein: MSDTEEVDQLDAQEEVVEVEVAPEAEAQVEAEPEVEPEPEPEPESEPEPQEVVQQVVHEEEDAYEEEGEEGDQDEEKAKFKPAAPKIPDGEKVDFDDIQKKRQNKDLVELQSLIDAHFECRRQEEEELIALKERIEKRRAERHEQQRIRAEKDKERQARREAERQRKEEADAMRKAEDEAKKKITLTNMGSGYSSLQKIEHKRGKKQTEREKKKKILAERCKPLNVEDLSDDNLREKAKELWEWMRNLEAIKYDHCEKLKRQRYEVISLRNRIDELQKHSKKGAASRRRK
- the LOC137107000 gene encoding troponin T, fast skeletal muscle isoforms-like isoform X2, which encodes MSDTEEVDQLDAQEEVVEVEVAPEAEAQVEAEPEVEPEPEPEPESEPEPQEVVQQVVHEEEDAYEEEEEKAKFKPAAPKIPDGEKVDFDDIQKKRQNKDLVELQSLIDAHFECRRQEEEELIALKERIEKRRAERHEQQRIRAEKDKERQARREAERQRKEEADAMRKAEDEAKKKITLTNMGSGYSSLQKIEHKRGKKQTEREKKKKILAERCKPLNVEDLSDDNLREKAKELWEWMRNLEAIKYDHCEKLKRQRYEVISLRNRIDELQKHSKKGAASRRRK
- the LOC137107000 gene encoding troponin T, fast skeletal muscle isoforms-like isoform X3, yielding MSDTEEVDQLDAQEEVVEVEVAPEAEAQVEAEPEVEPEPEPEPESEPEPQEVVQQVVHEEEEEKAKFKPAAPKIPDGEKVDFDDIQKKRQNKDLVELQSLIDAHFECRRQEEEELIALKERIEKRRAERHEQQRIRAEKDKERQARREAERQRKEEADAMRKAEDEAKKKITLTNMGSGYSSLQKIEHKRGKKQTEREKKKKILAERCKPLNVEDLSDDNLREKAKELWEWMRNLEAIKYDHCEKLKRQRYEVISLRNRIDELQKHSKKGAASRRRK